From one Allorhizobium ampelinum S4 genomic stretch:
- a CDS encoding carbohydrate ABC transporter permease: MKRIMSSIVDGRGFDFGLAGVPLAFLLFMSGLPLLYNIVMSFQEVDMFSLGTFSRPFVGFQNYIDLMAQPETLPIFINTAIFVVASIAGQFLLGFGLALFFGVGFPGSSWLRGLFLVSWIMPGLVVGATWNWILSGDFGVFNYMLRETGLISANIFWRSDPAYALWAVIIANIWLGTSFNMILLSVGLSGIPKDLHEAAQLDGATVLQRFYTITLPMMRSSIGALVSLGLIFTLQQFDLFAAITSGGPANASNVAQYWAWDLSFRQYDFAKGATVSVIMTVFVLLASLVYVRSTRHEVRG, translated from the coding sequence ATGAAACGGATCATGTCGAGTATTGTCGATGGGCGTGGCTTTGACTTCGGTCTTGCCGGGGTGCCGCTGGCCTTTCTGCTGTTCATGTCGGGTCTGCCGCTGCTCTATAATATCGTGATGAGCTTTCAGGAGGTTGATATGTTCAGCCTTGGAACCTTCTCCCGTCCCTTTGTCGGTTTTCAGAACTATATCGACTTGATGGCGCAGCCCGAAACCCTGCCTATTTTTATTAATACGGCGATTTTTGTTGTGGCATCGATTGCCGGGCAATTCCTTCTGGGCTTTGGTCTGGCGCTGTTTTTCGGGGTGGGATTTCCCGGTTCTTCCTGGCTGCGCGGCCTGTTCCTGGTGTCCTGGATCATGCCCGGCCTCGTCGTCGGCGCGACCTGGAACTGGATCCTCTCAGGTGATTTCGGCGTGTTCAATTACATGCTGCGCGAAACCGGGCTGATCAGCGCCAATATCTTCTGGCGGTCCGATCCTGCCTATGCGCTGTGGGCGGTGATTATCGCCAATATCTGGCTTGGCACGTCCTTTAACATGATCCTGCTGTCGGTCGGGCTATCAGGCATCCCCAAGGATCTCCATGAAGCGGCGCAACTGGATGGCGCCACCGTGCTGCAACGGTTCTACACCATCACCCTGCCGATGATGCGCTCGTCTATCGGTGCGCTCGTGTCGCTGGGGTTGATCTTTACCTTGCAGCAATTTGATCTGTTTGCCGCCATTACCTCCGGCGGACCGGCCAATGCCTCGAATGTGGCGCAATATTGGGCCTGGGACCTGTCTTTCCGGCAATATGACTTCGCCAAGGGTGCGACCGTGTCCGTGATCATGACCGTTTTCGTGCTTCTGGCATCGCTCGTCTATGTCCGCTCTACACGTCATGAGGTGCGAGGATGA